In Cyanobacteriota bacterium, the following are encoded in one genomic region:
- a CDS encoding FAD binding domain-containing protein: MDLCTVETYLQPTNLHDVQDWQADWAWLAGGTWLFTQPQPQVKTLVDMQHLGWSEIECASDGLTIGATCVLSHLLQATYPPEWTAVTALHSAVHELASFKVQNVATIGGNVCLALPAGTFAPALVALGATYRLLAPNGSTRNVPALAFQTGDRQTVLQSGEALRQIWIPAEYLTWRVGYRRICVATAGLAVTIVVVAYNPRTGATRIAIGAATPAPQLLSFTEMPSPMAMAAALDAQCPLTAYLDNEQASAVYRRHVTLVMMQRACNDALSANL, translated from the coding sequence ATGGACTTATGCACTGTTGAAACCTATCTGCAGCCCACGAATCTGCATGATGTGCAAGATTGGCAGGCTGATTGGGCGTGGCTGGCTGGTGGAACGTGGCTGTTTACCCAACCACAGCCTCAGGTGAAAACCTTAGTGGACATGCAGCACTTAGGCTGGTCAGAGATTGAGTGCGCCTCTGATGGTTTGACGATCGGTGCAACCTGTGTCCTTAGTCACTTACTCCAAGCGACCTACCCTCCAGAATGGACAGCGGTTACAGCCTTGCATAGTGCTGTGCATGAATTGGCTTCTTTTAAGGTGCAGAATGTCGCTACAATCGGTGGCAATGTCTGTTTAGCCTTGCCAGCAGGCACCTTTGCTCCAGCCCTAGTGGCCTTGGGAGCTACGTACCGTCTGCTTGCACCCAATGGCTCTACCCGTAACGTGCCTGCCCTGGCGTTTCAAACGGGCGATCGACAAACGGTGCTGCAATCGGGGGAAGCCCTGCGTCAAATCTGGATTCCAGCAGAGTATCTTACCTGGCGTGTTGGATATCGGCGGATTTGCGTGGCAACGGCTGGCCTAGCAGTGACCATCGTTGTCGTTGCCTACAATCCCCGCACTGGTGCTACTCGCATTGCCATCGGAGCAGCGACTCCTGCTCCCCAATTACTCTCATTTACTGAGATGCCCTCACCCATGGCCATGGCAGCCGCTCTGGATGCCCAGTGCCCCCTTACGGCATACCTAGACAACGAACAAGCCAGTGCTGTCTATCGTCGTCATGTTACCCTGGTCATGATGCAACGAGCCTGTAACGATGCACTTTCTGCCAATCTGTAA
- a CDS encoding glycogen/starch/alpha-glucan phosphorylase translates to MSLDALTQDKSSATLSQSVQIEDDRTGTSVETLKRAFADHLFYIQGKYESVATLTDYYMALAYTVRDRLLRRWLKTMQTYLERKDTKVVCYLSAEFLMGRHLANNLINLGLYDKVKQAVHESGLSLDELIEQEPEPGLGNGGLGRLAACFLDSLATLEIPAIGYGIRYEFGIFEQSIQDGWQAETPDKWLRLGNPWELARPEDRVEVKLGGHTEIYNDDKGRPRVRWIPERTVTGVPYDTPVPGYETVTVNPLRLWKAESSEEFNFQAFDTGDYDGAVASKISSETISKVLYPNDNTPQGRQLRLEQQIFFVSCSLQDIVRRHLRLHRTLDNLHEHFAIQLNDTHPAVAIAELMRLLLDEHNMDWDKAWYITQKTFAYTNHTLLPEALERWPISLFGSLLPRHLEIIYEINHRFLDDIRAWYPNDEERVSRLSIIEEYPEKSVRMANLATIGSHAINGVAALHSELLKQSVLKDFADLWPERFNNKTNGVTPRRWIVLSNPRLTRLITEKIGSRWIKHLDELRKLEPYADDPEFRRTWREIKQANKRDLADYICQVRGIEVNPDSLFDVQVKRMHEYKRQLLNVLYVITVYNRIKENPNLDVVPRTVIFAGKAAPGYYMAKLIIKLINSVGDVVNRDPDVRGRLKVVFLPNFSVSLGQRIYPAAELSEQISTAGKEASGTGNMKFAMNGALTIGTLDGANIEIREEVGAENFFLFGLTAQEVMAAKQHGYYPRGYYETNASLRAVIDRISGGYFSAGNTRLFAPLVDSLMHTDTYMLFADYQSYVDCQDQVSQAYRDQDNWTRMSILNTARSGKFSSDRTIQEYCTEIWHAKPVTINLEDYTHASAGLRVTAKPLGSQMS, encoded by the coding sequence ATGAGTCTCGATGCGTTGACCCAGGATAAATCCTCTGCTACGTTGTCCCAGAGCGTTCAAATTGAAGACGATCGCACGGGCACTAGCGTTGAAACCCTGAAGCGTGCTTTTGCCGACCACTTGTTTTACATCCAAGGTAAGTATGAGTCTGTCGCTACATTGACAGACTACTACATGGCATTGGCCTACACAGTGCGCGATCGTCTACTGCGTCGTTGGCTTAAGACGATGCAAACCTATTTGGAGCGGAAAGACACCAAGGTAGTTTGCTATCTATCCGCTGAGTTCTTGATGGGTCGCCATCTTGCCAACAACTTGATTAACTTGGGCCTCTATGACAAAGTAAAGCAAGCTGTGCATGAGTCAGGGCTGAGTTTAGATGAGCTGATTGAGCAGGAGCCAGAACCAGGATTGGGCAATGGTGGTTTGGGACGTTTGGCTGCTTGCTTTTTAGATTCGCTGGCCACCTTAGAAATTCCAGCGATCGGCTATGGCATTCGCTACGAATTTGGCATCTTTGAGCAATCAATTCAGGATGGTTGGCAGGCCGAAACTCCAGATAAATGGCTGCGCTTGGGTAACCCTTGGGAGTTAGCTCGCCCAGAAGATCGAGTAGAAGTGAAGTTAGGAGGGCACACCGAAATCTATAACGATGACAAGGGCCGCCCTAGGGTACGATGGATTCCTGAACGAACTGTAACTGGTGTTCCCTATGATACGCCTGTGCCAGGCTATGAGACCGTTACTGTGAACCCTCTACGCCTGTGGAAGGCAGAGTCTAGCGAAGAGTTTAACTTCCAAGCATTTGACACTGGCGACTATGATGGAGCTGTTGCCAGTAAGATTTCTTCAGAAACGATTTCTAAGGTTTTATATCCCAATGACAACACCCCCCAAGGGCGGCAGTTGCGTTTAGAGCAGCAGATTTTCTTCGTTTCCTGCTCACTGCAAGATATTGTGCGTCGTCACTTGCGGTTGCATCGTACCTTGGATAACCTGCACGAGCACTTTGCCATCCAGCTAAACGATACTCACCCAGCGGTAGCGATCGCCGAACTAATGCGGCTACTGTTGGATGAGCACAATATGGATTGGGACAAAGCCTGGTATATCACACAAAAAACCTTTGCCTACACCAACCATACCTTGTTGCCGGAAGCTCTTGAGCGTTGGCCCATCAGCTTATTTGGTAGCCTCTTGCCCCGCCATCTAGAAATCATCTACGAAATCAATCACCGCTTCTTGGATGACATTCGTGCTTGGTATCCCAACGATGAAGAGCGGGTATCCCGACTGTCAATCATCGAAGAGTATCCAGAAAAGAGTGTGCGCATGGCGAACTTGGCCACCATCGGCAGTCATGCTATCAATGGGGTTGCTGCACTCCATAGTGAATTGCTCAAGCAGAGCGTGTTAAAAGACTTTGCTGATCTCTGGCCAGAGCGTTTTAATAACAAGACCAACGGTGTCACACCGCGTCGATGGATCGTGTTAAGCAATCCTCGGTTGACACGACTCATTACTGAAAAGATTGGTAGCCGCTGGATTAAGCACTTGGATGAACTCCGGAAGTTGGAACCCTACGCAGATGACCCTGAGTTTCGCCGGACTTGGCGCGAGATTAAGCAGGCTAACAAGCGTGACTTAGCAGACTACATTTGCCAAGTGCGTGGCATAGAAGTGAACCCTGACTCTCTGTTTGATGTTCAGGTGAAGCGAATGCACGAGTATAAGCGGCAATTGCTCAATGTTTTGTATGTGATTACGGTATATAACCGGATCAAAGAGAATCCGAATCTTGATGTTGTGCCGCGGACTGTAATTTTTGCAGGTAAAGCAGCTCCGGGCTATTACATGGCAAAGCTAATCATTAAGTTGATTAACTCTGTGGGTGACGTTGTGAACCGAGATCCTGACGTGCGCGGACGCTTGAAGGTAGTGTTTTTGCCAAACTTTAGCGTGTCGTTAGGGCAACGGATCTATCCAGCAGCGGAATTGTCAGAACAGATTTCTACTGCGGGTAAGGAAGCGTCGGGTACGGGCAATATGAAATTTGCCATGAATGGGGCGTTGACAATTGGCACCCTAGACGGGGCCAATATTGAGATTCGTGAGGAGGTTGGGGCAGAAAACTTCTTCCTATTTGGCTTAACGGCTCAGGAAGTCATGGCTGCTAAGCAGCATGGGTATTATCCTCGTGGCTACTACGAGACCAATGCATCATTGCGGGCAGTTATTGACCGCATCAGTGGTGGGTATTTCTCGGCGGGTAACACCCGGCTGTTCGCTCCGTTGGTAGATTCCTTGATGCACACAGACACTTACATGCTGTTTGCAGACTACCAGTCCTATGTTGACTGTCAAGATCAAGTCAGCCAAGCCTATCGAGATCAAGATAATTGGACCCGAATGTCGATCTTGAATACGGCTCGATCGGGCAAATTTTCGTCCGATCGCACTATTCAGGAATATTGCACAGAAATTTGGCATGCAAAACCTGTGACCATCAACCTTGAAGATTACACCCACGCGTCCGCAGGCCTACGTGTTACAGCAAAGCCATTAGGTTCTCAAATGTCCTAA